One Pseudodesulfovibrio sp. S3 DNA window includes the following coding sequences:
- a CDS encoding type IV secretion system DNA-binding domain-containing protein, with product MLVIGGVGRGKTASFMLPMASALIDQGFPGLILDIKNNFTGQVRQLALLAGREKDIIEIGTHPTATPINLLEGLSQAETQQLIESLLLSGQEHSANIDWLYKGVRLLADMAMLLRFVCQYEQRFAPNFALLDRCVNDYDFSRRIFELFLSSVYNRDDFAQRSFVTRVQSTAFHILTEKKKQETKTYHEQLDYQLRGPRQMLAAITSDESLVANLSCCDPDITLDYRELLKAGKIVILRFKTTQGHAARLLARSLKEKFYNDVYRTLDDGSEHHGKCFFMADEYQDVINVSSNNPFDDFSWFSKAREFGCINIVATQALSSLYTNALLRDQVNALVANCSTKIVLQNDDPAADRYFRHFCGLDKTLAQLGSNEALVARFDPVFRKQLVQTLYFRKAFERCQSHFSSAVESKHAEPRHAPRIMSMSELDDILTPLTLPAEIAARPDYMELVIAFKDILCELEDLTLMYDRERHSEVMEALDSLKDRFGTKVTVKALAAIENAGVYMEIDCLPLDREKVDDFVRELLEGSNAVPNQQ from the coding sequence GTGCTCGTCATCGGCGGCGTCGGGCGCGGCAAAACGGCTTCGTTCATGCTGCCAATGGCTTCAGCACTGATCGATCAGGGATTCCCCGGCCTCATTCTTGACATCAAAAACAACTTCACGGGTCAGGTTCGGCAACTTGCCCTGCTTGCGGGCAGGGAAAAAGACATCATCGAAATCGGAACCCACCCAACGGCAACGCCCATAAATCTGCTTGAAGGGTTATCTCAAGCGGAAACACAGCAGCTCATCGAATCGCTTCTGCTCTCGGGTCAGGAGCATAGTGCCAATATAGATTGGCTCTACAAAGGAGTCAGACTCCTCGCCGACATGGCGATGCTATTACGATTTGTATGTCAATACGAACAACGCTTTGCCCCTAATTTCGCATTACTCGACCGGTGCGTGAACGATTATGATTTCTCACGAAGAATCTTCGAGCTCTTTCTTTCCTCTGTTTACAATCGTGACGACTTCGCACAACGTTCTTTCGTAACCCGCGTACAATCAACCGCCTTCCACATCCTGACTGAAAAAAAGAAGCAGGAGACGAAGACATACCACGAACAGCTTGATTACCAGCTTCGAGGCCCACGCCAGATGCTGGCTGCAATCACGTCGGACGAATCTCTCGTCGCCAATTTGTCCTGTTGCGATCCTGACATCACACTGGATTATCGGGAATTGTTGAAGGCTGGCAAAATCGTCATCCTGCGTTTCAAAACCACGCAGGGGCATGCAGCCAGATTGTTGGCGCGCTCCCTCAAGGAGAAATTTTACAACGATGTATACCGCACCCTAGACGATGGATCCGAGCACCACGGAAAATGTTTTTTCATGGCGGACGAATATCAGGACGTCATCAATGTTTCGTCCAACAATCCGTTCGACGATTTCTCCTGGTTTTCCAAGGCGCGCGAATTCGGCTGCATCAACATCGTCGCCACGCAGGCGCTGTCCAGCCTCTACACGAACGCACTTCTTCGGGATCAGGTTAATGCCCTCGTCGCCAACTGCAGCACGAAAATCGTCCTGCAAAACGACGACCCCGCGGCGGATCGCTATTTCCGGCACTTCTGCGGATTGGATAAAACACTGGCTCAACTCGGTTCAAATGAAGCCCTGGTTGCGCGCTTCGATCCCGTATTCCGAAAGCAGTTGGTGCAGACCCTCTACTTTCGGAAAGCATTTGAACGATGCCAATCCCATTTCTCTTCCGCCGTCGAATCGAAGCATGCCGAACCGAGACATGCGCCACGAATCATGTCGATGAGTGAGCTGGACGACATCCTCACTCCCCTGACACTGCCAGCCGAAATAGCGGCGCGACCGGATTACATGGAACTCGTCATAGCGTTCAAAGATATCCTGTGCGAGCTTGAAGATCTGACATTGATGTACGACCGAGAGAGGCACAGCGAAGTCATGGAAGCCCTCGACTCTCTCAAAGACAGATTCGGGACAAAGGTCACCGTGAAGGCCCTGGCAGCCATTGAAAATGCCGGAGTGTACATGGAAATCGATTGCCTGCCTCTCGATAGGGAAAAAGTGGATGATTTCGTTCGAGAACTCCTGGAGGGATCAAATGCAGTTCCGAATCAACAATAG
- a CDS encoding HlyD family type I secretion periplasmic adaptor subunit: protein MSDSRIASFFRGLTAKASEKAKACRPSTPSDEMEFLPASLEVVETPPSPIGRAIIWCIVAFIVFGVTWACLGKTDVVAVAQGKIIPSGRVKTIQPLERGVVSKILVQEGQIVQKGDLLIELDTTSSGADVDRLDSELRASLLEKGRITALLAWNPLKGGQPKLVAPKDADEQEVVQERIYLAQDAETLISKIRTYDNELRRLTAQKQAAGHTVDKLIKTLPIATKLASARRTLYEQDVAPENEWLQAEAQRIEVEQNLKTEQQELAEAQAAITVTAEQRVQTLSEYRRDLLERRAEVTTKIESLTQELKKAHQANMLQSITAPVAGRVQQLAVHTIGGVVTPAQPLMILVPEDFKLEVEANILNKDIGFVHEGQQVEIKLEAFPFTEYGIIDGTLRHVSSDAIQTDEGDLFYLAKVDMGQFHILVNGKKVNLSPGMRATVEVKIRERRLIEFFLSPLMKYTSESMKER from the coding sequence ATGAGCGATTCTCGAATAGCTTCCTTCTTCCGTGGATTGACGGCTAAAGCCTCTGAAAAAGCCAAAGCCTGTCGTCCGTCCACTCCTTCAGACGAAATGGAGTTCCTGCCCGCCTCTCTGGAGGTTGTTGAGACACCACCTTCTCCCATCGGTCGCGCCATTATCTGGTGCATTGTTGCTTTTATCGTCTTTGGAGTGACTTGGGCCTGCCTGGGAAAAACTGATGTCGTGGCAGTGGCGCAAGGGAAGATCATTCCCTCAGGCCGTGTCAAAACCATACAGCCTCTTGAGCGAGGCGTTGTCTCTAAAATCCTTGTTCAGGAAGGGCAGATTGTTCAAAAGGGTGATCTGCTTATTGAGCTGGATACGACATCCAGTGGGGCCGATGTAGATCGACTTGATTCAGAACTGAGGGCGTCATTGCTGGAGAAGGGAAGAATTACCGCATTACTCGCCTGGAATCCGTTGAAAGGAGGTCAGCCGAAGCTGGTTGCCCCGAAAGACGCGGACGAACAGGAGGTGGTGCAAGAACGGATATACTTGGCCCAAGACGCGGAGACTTTGATCTCAAAAATCAGAACCTATGACAATGAATTGCGTCGCCTGACAGCCCAAAAGCAGGCAGCTGGGCACACGGTGGACAAGCTAATAAAAACATTGCCGATTGCGACCAAACTAGCCTCTGCTCGCCGAACGCTTTATGAACAAGACGTTGCCCCGGAGAACGAATGGCTTCAAGCCGAAGCGCAACGCATCGAAGTTGAGCAAAATCTGAAAACGGAACAGCAGGAGTTGGCAGAAGCTCAAGCGGCCATCACGGTAACCGCTGAACAACGCGTTCAAACCCTTTCCGAATACCGTCGAGACCTACTGGAGCGGCGGGCAGAGGTTACAACCAAGATTGAATCTTTGACCCAGGAACTCAAAAAAGCACACCAAGCCAACATGCTCCAGAGTATCACCGCACCTGTTGCTGGCCGTGTGCAACAGCTTGCTGTTCACACCATAGGGGGGGTAGTCACCCCTGCCCAACCGTTGATGATTCTGGTTCCGGAAGACTTCAAGCTTGAGGTCGAGGCAAACATCCTCAACAAGGACATCGGGTTTGTCCATGAAGGCCAACAGGTGGAAATCAAACTCGAGGCCTTCCCATTTACCGAGTATGGGATCATCGACGGCACCCTTCGGCATGTCTCCAGCGATGCCATCCAGACAGATGAAGGCGATCTATTTTATCTGGCCAAAGTCGACATGGGGCAATTTCACATCCTGGTTAACGGCAAGAAGGTCAACCTGAGCCCCGGAATGCGGGCAACGGTAGAAGTAAAGATTCGGGAGAGAAGATTAATCGAGTTCTTCTTATCGCCTTTGATGAAATATACGAGTGAGAGTATGAAGGAGCGGTAA
- a CDS encoding transcriptional regulator, giving the protein MGTQKVLNIYELADLLGTTSAAIRSHWQRRNFEAIPRPVHFGRRLGWPVQIVEEWLQKKIEADSIWR; this is encoded by the coding sequence ATGGGAACTCAGAAGGTGCTCAATATATACGAACTGGCCGACCTCCTCGGCACAACCAGTGCTGCCATTCGTAGTCACTGGCAGCGTCGCAACTTCGAGGCGATTCCACGGCCCGTCCATTTCGGCAGAAGACTAGGCTGGCCTGTGCAAATCGTCGAAGAGTGGCTCCAGAAGAAGATCGAAGCCGACTCGATTTGGCGGTAA
- a CDS encoding site-specific integrase, with translation MRKRIMATVTIVKRPRKKKGPSYIVQYVDPETKKKKYHGSYDRKGDALKEKARLEVAIDGGEQFEAQRTSKTLRGKTVRHFCDLCQQEWERREKEGSLRPATATGYIGRLKPIKEAFGNRLIGTVSKENLQNFRALEAHRNSPASANRYMFIIQQVMQRALREQAITSDPSASIQKLSERQHERKIFLKPNELEVLLATAAQEKTRHYMVLAILLAVEHGCSRQEVLDLKWSDVDLDFDDSGTIRFFRTKNSQERLHLIMPRTREALLKRKAHLQEMREKRGIEVMGDHVVGRLDGTPFTNFNKAWRTIRDACGFDKKLNFHDHRHTYCTNIVLAGGSTKHAAAMIGHNDPRMTERYTNLEGLLHNPVQDKLAAHYQNT, from the coding sequence ATGAGGAAACGCATTATGGCAACCGTCACCATCGTGAAAAGACCCCGGAAAAAGAAAGGCCCGAGCTACATCGTTCAGTATGTGGACCCCGAAACCAAGAAGAAGAAATACCATGGTTCCTACGACAGAAAAGGCGATGCGCTCAAAGAGAAAGCCAGACTGGAAGTCGCTATCGACGGAGGAGAACAGTTCGAGGCCCAACGAACAAGCAAGACCCTGCGAGGAAAGACCGTCCGCCACTTTTGCGATCTCTGTCAACAGGAATGGGAGCGACGTGAAAAGGAAGGAAGCCTGCGGCCTGCCACTGCGACCGGATACATCGGTCGCCTGAAGCCGATAAAAGAGGCTTTCGGCAACAGGCTTATCGGAACGGTATCCAAAGAGAATCTGCAGAACTTCCGAGCACTGGAAGCCCACCGCAACTCTCCCGCTTCGGCAAACAGGTACATGTTCATTATCCAGCAGGTGATGCAGCGGGCGTTGAGGGAGCAGGCGATCACCAGCGACCCCTCTGCCTCGATCCAAAAGCTGAGTGAAAGGCAACACGAACGAAAGATATTCCTGAAGCCCAACGAACTGGAAGTCCTGCTCGCCACCGCTGCTCAGGAGAAAACCAGACACTACATGGTGTTGGCGATCCTCCTCGCCGTGGAACACGGATGCAGCCGACAGGAAGTACTTGATCTAAAATGGTCAGATGTCGACCTTGATTTCGACGATAGCGGAACGATCCGCTTCTTCCGCACGAAAAACAGCCAGGAACGGCTTCATCTGATCATGCCTCGGACGAGAGAGGCACTGCTGAAGAGGAAAGCCCATCTTCAAGAGATGAGAGAGAAGCGTGGCATCGAAGTCATGGGCGATCATGTCGTCGGCAGGCTCGACGGCACCCCGTTCACCAACTTCAACAAGGCATGGCGGACCATCCGCGACGCATGCGGCTTCGACAAGAAGCTCAACTTCCACGACCACCGCCACACGTACTGCACGAACATCGTGCTGGCTGGCGGCTCGACCAAGCACGCAGCGGCCATGATTGGTCATAACGATCCGCGCATGACCGAGCGCTACACCAATCTTGAAGGCCTGCTGCACAACCCCGTGCAGGACAAGCTGGCCGCACACTATCAAAACACCTAA
- a CDS encoding recombinase family protein — MKTIQNYENEDPLLERQGSRVSYMRIGPTEKMFYPKGMPTENIFVDHAGSKNTEPRPALEECLKFLQAEDILFVKSMDRLGRNLRELLDVVKRIANIGTAIIFVDEGLRLDPRAPDFDANFRWLKSMYRFERALINERRNEGLLEAKKNGVRLGRPTKVTDDQRQEIRERFSKGDTASSLAQEYGISASLVYTIGRNG; from the coding sequence ATGAAGACTATACAAAACTACGAAAACGAAGACCCACTGCTTGAACGGCAGGGCTCCAGGGTCAGCTACATGCGCATCGGTCCGACTGAGAAGATGTTCTACCCCAAGGGAATGCCAACCGAAAACATTTTCGTCGACCACGCTGGCAGCAAGAATACAGAGCCGCGTCCGGCCCTGGAAGAATGCCTGAAATTCCTCCAGGCCGAAGACATCTTGTTCGTCAAATCCATGGACCGGCTGGGACGCAACCTCCGGGAGCTTCTCGATGTGGTGAAACGGATCGCCAACATCGGCACGGCCATCATCTTTGTGGACGAAGGCCTGCGCCTCGATCCGAGGGCCCCGGACTTTGACGCCAATTTCCGCTGGCTCAAATCAATGTACAGATTCGAGCGCGCCCTCATCAATGAACGCCGAAACGAAGGCTTGCTTGAGGCCAAGAAAAATGGCGTCCGCCTTGGTCGCCCGACAAAAGTCACAGACGATCAACGCCAAGAAATACGAGAACGATTCAGCAAGGGCGACACGGCATCCAGCCTCGCCCAGGAGTACGGCATATCTGCAAGTCTCGTGTACACCATCGGGCGAAATGGCTGA
- a CDS encoding helix-turn-helix transcriptional regulator: MAGNYTADEKRFLKRLGKAIKEKRTEEGISQEKFAELTGLHRTYVGSVERGERNVSAINIKALAGALNCKPSELFQAAE, encoded by the coding sequence ATGGCAGGCAATTATACGGCTGACGAAAAGCGTTTTTTGAAGCGACTCGGTAAAGCCATCAAGGAAAAACGAACGGAAGAAGGCATATCGCAGGAAAAATTTGCGGAATTAACCGGCCTGCACCGCACATATGTCGGGTCGGTCGAAAGGGGGGAAAGGAACGTCAGCGCAATCAACATCAAAGCTTTGGCGGGCGCACTAAATTGTAAGCCAAGTGAACTGTTCCAGGCGGCGGAATAA